The Tachyglossus aculeatus isolate mTacAcu1 unplaced genomic scaffold, mTacAcu1.pri scaffold_181_arrow_ctg1, whole genome shotgun sequence genome includes a region encoding these proteins:
- the LOC119923367 gene encoding olfactory receptor 7C2-like, whose protein sequence is MEKGNQTSVSGFLLLGLSNRAEQHQALFVLFLWMYLLGVLGSLLIILAIGSNPHLHTPMYFFLTNLSLADICLLSTIVPKMFITIQTQDKSISYIGCLTQIYFFFALLLGRDHFLLTGMAYDRYLAICHPLRYTTIMSPRRCALVVAGSWIVSSLHALTHTLLLNSLSFCSSHEILQFFCDLYQVLRLSCSDIFINEVVIFVATIGLGIIPLTGLLFSYTRIVSTILTVPSAKGRYKAFSTCGSHLSVVSLFYSTSLGTYLCPTSNQTSRLGSITSVMYTVVTPMLNPFIYSLRNKDMKGALKKLVSQKRIFT, encoded by the coding sequence ATGGAGAAGGGAAACCAAACCAGTGTCTCgggattcctcctcctgggactctcCAACCGGGCAGAGCAGCATCAGGCCCTTTTCgtgctgttcctctggatgtacctgctcggggtcctggggagcctgctcatcatcctggccatcggctccaacccgcacctgcacacccccatgtacttcttcctcaccaacctctctctGGCCGATATCTGCCTATTATCCACCATTGTCCCCAAAATGTTCATCACCATCCAGACCCAGGATAAATCCATATCTTATATTGGATGCTTAAcacaaatctattttttttttgccttgttATTAGGTCGGGACCATTTTCTCCTCACTGGGATGGCTTATGACCGCTACTtggctatatgccaccccctccgCTACACCACAATCATGAGCCCACGGCGCTGTGCCCTGGTGGTTGCTGGGTCCTGGATTGTCAGTTCTCTCCATGCCCTGACACACACCCTGTTGTTGAATAGCTTATCTTTCTGTTCCAGTCATGAAATCCTTCAATTCTTCTGTGACCTTTACCAGGTCCTAAGGCTTTCCTGTTCTGACATCTTCATCAATGAAGTGGTGATATTTGTCGCCACAATAGGGCTGGGCATAATTCCCCTCACCGGGCTTCTGTTCTCTTACACACGCATTGTCTCCACCATATTGACAGTCCCATCTGCCAAGGGAAGGTATAAAGCTTTCAGCACATGTGGCTCTCACCTGTCCGTGGTCTCCTTATTTTACAGCACCTCTCTTGGGACCTATCTCTGCCCCACATCTAATCAAACATCCCGGCTGGGCTCGATAACATCCGTGATGTACACtgtggtcacccccatgctgaaccccttcatctacagcctgaggaacaaggacatgaaagggGCCCTGAAAAAGCTTGTCAGTCAGAAACGTATATTCACATAA